One genomic region from Proteus vulgaris encodes:
- a CDS encoding DNA repair ATPase — protein sequence MSDILDTNREQEILDSAVAQGGAYEILRKRLTEQGQQLHQKATELNQYRLDEFGQSQMDIIGRIRIRTENNCQARDIVRVGEWLLFGYNVFLGLKRETHLEDVFSLYRLIENEGEFDVEAVPYENTFLNDNRFIQDFTELYTYYKNTQLLQLVERDGKLLASFQIGARITDVRVFRWSISSDKQRIEYIDNRGERDIALPPAYDFEWTKTQREDTVNGRFPHINILDTVFVETTGGDLTVKCENNTEDGLGIYREAVLDKNQSLDDAQIEYAQTGSLILLKILPYREENWRYLVYNILAQTVQRIDAIGQACVQLPEDHGIIFPGGYYLQNGEYKTFDQPMEGMYFRRLRRSPNGEDVLYVFYSPSQGRLALFNYNMIERKLAVPLVGHGYAMLEDGKMVLFEGEGEEATRVHPMQVWQTPFYSEEFADKQPPRNGFYGRIGNADLVRGISEILHVAKEIEGNQISIARYEQLSSQPKNLLDLYYWFNDEHCLGIGKLLKDIAQTSELVLDEYEKVESIRQQSAKSMLEAVNRQKSLLSLTLPDSWTDIQQFVDSLNSLNAHRGHLISLREFRYMDLTKLSAMETEITETQQRVSQATALFLASDKALQPFKTQLVTFENLIEKAQNSAQLDIPMNDMEKMSADLDMLSNLMASLTFQDVTQQTHIIDAISQIYAQLNQSRARLQQKRKSQSSVESVAQFGAQFRLFSQGITNALSLATDPERCDDQLSRLLLQLEELESQFSHHDEFLDDILAKREELVETFESHKQVLLDDRQRRSQSLLTAANRLLENLQRRTSRLQSQDELNAFFASDPLSLKTREIIEKLREINDNVKADDIDARLKSSRDQAIRILRDKTDIFEDGGNVIKLGPRHRFSVNTQELDLTILPKEDKLWLYLTGTDYQEPIENAELAQLQPYWNASLESESDTVYRAEYLAYSIIYAAAKRQDGLDYETLKEALTIPEKLEKLVRDFATPRYKEGYEKGIHDHDAIAILKKLLPIGESADLLRYNPTARAVAALFWETKQNEQYPALWPERARTALNIQQLFHTDDALTDLQAEIEADIRLFLHNNPIECEHYIPIQASEYLSFALARTPIELVYSKYAKELVVALQSRLEEAHMWMDFNRSQQNLGTRYAQRWALIQNWLQGLCSLPDYADLTPYIPGAIAIIILDKVASARYSEADLYFTVTGLLGSHPTIENQALSLSLDDYFSRMRGQRKNFIPAFRQYLTLRQKIVSDERERLKLHEFKAKPLSSFVRNKLINDVYLPIIGDNMAKQIGALGEGKRTDLMGLLLMISPPGYGKTTLMEYAAARLGLIFMKINGPALGHNVLSLDPEQAPNATARQELEKLNLALEMGNNVMLYVDDIQHTHPEFLQKFISLCDGTRRIEGVWKGKTKTYDMRGKKFCVVMAGNPYTESGEVFRIPDMLANRADIYNLGEVLGGMDEAFALSYIENSLTSNAVLAPLALRDLNDLYVLVDKAMGKSVSTNTLSYPYSDAEINEIVMVLKHLITLRNVILKVNHQYIASAAQSDKYRTEPAFRLQGSYRNMNKLSEKVSAVMNDEEIERLLDDHYLGEAQLLTTGAEENLLKLAELRGKLTEKDTTRWTQIKKDFMRNKALGGDNADIGDRVVSQLANLVESVQGLR from the coding sequence ATGTCTGACATTCTGGATACGAATCGCGAGCAGGAAATACTCGATAGCGCCGTTGCACAAGGTGGTGCGTATGAAATTTTACGCAAACGCCTCACTGAACAAGGCCAACAACTTCATCAAAAAGCCACTGAGCTCAATCAGTATCGCTTAGATGAATTTGGTCAAAGCCAAATGGATATTATTGGCCGTATTCGTATTCGCACTGAAAATAACTGCCAAGCCAGAGATATTGTTCGTGTAGGTGAGTGGTTACTATTTGGTTATAACGTTTTCCTTGGATTAAAACGTGAAACACATCTTGAAGATGTTTTTTCACTTTATCGTTTAATTGAAAATGAGGGCGAGTTTGATGTTGAAGCCGTACCTTATGAAAATACGTTCTTAAACGACAATCGCTTTATTCAAGATTTTACTGAGCTCTATACTTACTATAAAAATACGCAACTATTACAGTTAGTTGAGCGTGACGGAAAGTTACTCGCCAGTTTCCAGATTGGTGCTCGTATTACTGATGTGCGTGTTTTTCGTTGGTCAATTTCAAGTGATAAGCAACGTATTGAATATATTGATAATCGTGGTGAACGCGATATTGCTCTTCCTCCTGCTTATGATTTTGAATGGACAAAAACCCAACGTGAAGATACGGTCAACGGCCGTTTTCCTCATATCAATATTCTTGATACCGTTTTTGTCGAAACAACTGGTGGCGATCTAACCGTTAAATGTGAAAATAATACTGAAGATGGTTTAGGTATTTATCGTGAAGCTGTATTAGATAAGAACCAATCTCTCGATGATGCACAAATTGAATATGCTCAAACAGGCAGTTTAATTCTGTTAAAAATCTTGCCGTATCGAGAAGAAAATTGGCGTTATTTGGTCTACAACATTTTGGCGCAAACCGTACAACGCATTGATGCGATTGGGCAAGCTTGCGTCCAATTACCTGAAGATCATGGCATTATTTTCCCTGGTGGCTATTACCTGCAAAATGGTGAATACAAAACCTTTGATCAACCGATGGAAGGTATGTATTTCCGCCGTCTGCGCCGTTCGCCTAATGGTGAAGACGTGTTATATGTTTTCTACTCGCCTTCACAAGGTCGCCTCGCGCTTTTCAATTACAATATGATTGAACGCAAACTTGCTGTGCCTTTAGTCGGTCATGGCTATGCGATGTTAGAAGACGGGAAAATGGTACTGTTTGAAGGTGAAGGCGAAGAAGCAACGCGCGTTCATCCAATGCAAGTTTGGCAAACCCCGTTCTATTCAGAAGAATTTGCCGATAAACAACCGCCTCGTAATGGTTTCTATGGAAGAATTGGTAATGCTGATTTAGTGCGAGGTATTTCTGAAATATTGCATGTCGCAAAAGAAATTGAAGGTAATCAAATTTCTATTGCTCGTTATGAACAGCTTAGTTCACAACCTAAAAATTTATTAGATCTCTATTATTGGTTTAACGATGAACACTGTTTGGGTATTGGAAAACTTCTCAAAGATATCGCTCAAACCAGCGAATTAGTGCTTGATGAATATGAAAAAGTAGAAAGTATTCGTCAGCAATCTGCGAAATCCATGCTTGAAGCGGTGAATCGCCAAAAATCACTACTCTCCTTAACACTGCCTGATAGCTGGACAGATATACAACAATTTGTTGATAGCTTAAATTCACTGAATGCTCATCGTGGGCATCTGATTTCATTGCGTGAATTCCGTTATATGGATTTAACCAAGCTCAGCGCGATGGAAACGGAAATTACAGAAACTCAGCAACGTGTTTCTCAAGCCACAGCGCTGTTTCTTGCCAGTGATAAAGCGTTACAACCGTTTAAAACTCAGCTAGTTACTTTTGAAAATCTCATTGAAAAAGCGCAAAACAGCGCACAGTTAGATATCCCGATGAATGACATGGAAAAAATGTCCGCTGATTTGGATATGCTTTCTAACTTAATGGCATCTTTAACATTCCAAGATGTCACTCAACAAACCCATATTATTGACGCGATTTCACAGATCTATGCTCAACTAAACCAATCCCGCGCTCGACTACAACAAAAACGCAAATCACAAAGTAGTGTCGAAAGCGTGGCACAATTTGGCGCACAATTTCGCTTATTTAGCCAAGGGATCACCAATGCATTATCCCTTGCAACCGATCCTGAGCGTTGTGACGATCAGCTTTCTCGCTTATTGCTTCAATTAGAAGAGCTTGAAAGCCAATTTAGTCATCATGATGAGTTTCTTGATGATATTCTCGCTAAACGTGAAGAGTTAGTTGAAACCTTTGAGTCGCACAAACAAGTACTGCTTGATGATCGTCAACGTCGCTCACAAAGCCTGCTTACTGCAGCAAATCGCTTGCTGGAAAATCTGCAACGTCGTACTTCTCGTTTGCAATCACAAGATGAATTAAATGCATTTTTCGCATCCGATCCACTATCATTAAAAACACGAGAAATCATTGAAAAGCTAAGAGAAATCAATGATAACGTCAAAGCTGATGATATTGATGCGCGTCTAAAATCCTCTCGCGACCAAGCTATTCGTATTCTGCGGGATAAAACTGATATTTTTGAAGACGGCGGTAATGTCATTAAATTAGGGCCTCGCCATCGTTTTAGTGTTAATACGCAAGAGCTTGATCTCACTATCTTACCTAAAGAAGATAAACTCTGGTTATACCTAACAGGCACAGATTACCAAGAGCCGATTGAAAATGCAGAGCTAGCCCAATTACAACCTTATTGGAATGCCTCACTTGAGTCTGAATCTGACACCGTTTATCGCGCAGAATACCTCGCTTATTCCATTATTTATGCCGCAGCAAAACGTCAAGATGGCCTTGATTACGAAACGCTAAAAGAAGCACTCACCATTCCAGAAAAACTGGAAAAGCTCGTACGTGATTTCGCAACACCACGTTATAAAGAAGGCTATGAAAAAGGGATCCACGATCACGATGCGATCGCTATATTGAAAAAGCTGCTCCCAATAGGTGAAAGTGCCGATCTTCTACGCTACAACCCGACTGCTCGCGCAGTAGCCGCACTATTTTGGGAAACCAAACAAAATGAGCAATACCCTGCTTTGTGGCCTGAACGTGCAAGAACTGCACTGAATATTCAGCAATTATTCCATACAGATGACGCGTTAACCGATCTGCAAGCTGAAATCGAAGCGGATATACGCCTATTCCTTCATAATAATCCGATTGAGTGCGAACACTATATTCCGATACAAGCCTCTGAATATTTAAGCTTTGCTTTGGCGAGAACACCCATTGAATTGGTTTATAGCAAATATGCTAAAGAGTTAGTGGTTGCACTGCAAAGTCGATTAGAAGAAGCCCATATGTGGATGGACTTTAATCGTTCACAACAAAATTTAGGCACGCGATACGCACAGCGTTGGGCACTGATCCAAAATTGGCTACAAGGGTTATGCTCTCTACCTGATTATGCCGATCTTACCCCTTATATTCCGGGTGCTATCGCTATCATTATTTTAGATAAAGTCGCATCAGCGCGTTATAGCGAAGCCGATTTATACTTTACAGTAACAGGTTTATTAGGCTCTCACCCAACGATTGAAAACCAAGCGTTATCACTCAGTTTAGATGATTATTTCAGTCGAATGCGTGGGCAAAGAAAGAACTTTATTCCTGCATTTCGACAGTACCTCACCTTGCGCCAGAAAATAGTCAGTGATGAACGTGAGCGCTTAAAATTGCATGAATTTAAAGCCAAACCATTAAGCTCTTTTGTCCGTAACAAGCTGATTAATGATGTTTACTTGCCGATTATTGGTGACAATATGGCAAAACAAATCGGGGCTTTAGGAGAAGGTAAGCGCACCGATTTAATGGGATTATTGTTAATGATCTCCCCTCCAGGTTACGGTAAAACCACATTAATGGAATATGCTGCGGCACGTTTAGGTCTGATTTTTATGAAGATCAATGGTCCTGCATTAGGACATAACGTGCTATCGCTCGATCCGGAACAAGCGCCCAACGCAACTGCGAGACAAGAGCTTGAGAAGCTCAACTTAGCGCTAGAAATGGGTAATAACGTTATGCTGTATGTGGATGATATTCAGCATACTCACCCTGAATTCTTACAGAAATTTATCTCACTGTGTGATGGAACAAGACGTATTGAAGGGGTATGGAAAGGAAAAACCAAAACCTATGATATGCGGGGTAAAAAATTCTGTGTCGTGATGGCAGGAAACCCTTATACCGAATCAGGCGAAGTTTTCCGTATTCCTGATATGCTGGCTAACCGTGCTGATATTTATAACTTAGGTGAAGTATTAGGGGGTATGGATGAAGCCTTTGCGCTGAGTTATATCGAAAACAGCCTAACATCCAATGCGGTATTGGCACCGCTGGCTCTGCGTGATCTTAACGATCTCTATGTTTTAGTGGATAAAGCAATGGGGAAATCCGTTTCGACCAACACATTAAGTTATCCATATTCAGATGCTGAAATTAATGAAATTGTAATGGTACTTAAACACTTAATTACCTTACGAAATGTTATCTTAAAAGTGAATCATCAATATATTGCCAGCGCCGCTCAATCAGATAAATATCGCACAGAGCCAGCATTCCGTTTGCAAGGCAGTTACCGCAATATGAATAAGTTAAGTGAGAAAGTGTCTGCGGTAATGAATGATGAAGAAATTGAACGCTTGCTAGACGATCACTATCTTGGTGAAGCACAACTGCTAACAACGGGCGCTGAAGAGAACTTACTAAAACTCGCTGAATTACGTGGAAAATTAACCGAAAAAGATACTACTCGTTGGACACAAATCAAGAAAGACTTTATGCGTAATAAGGCATTGGGTGGTGATAACGCTGATATTGGCGACCGCGTAGTATCACAGTTAGCCAATTTAGTGGAAAGTGTGCAAGGTCTACGTTAA
- a CDS encoding helix-turn-helix domain-containing protein — protein MKSMFTTRELPDVDRFSVFRDTIKDRFLSSYECNEVELPPHSRFYANIVEQQVTNMRFIQLESNGHWASSRPLTHKLSLEEHFQIEIQRSGTSHLTQDGRTAFLRQGDFCIFDMARPVSWSFDNDYSLFKILIPREKLASRLGNTQNLTARAIRGNSITGSLVYSFVMRYIPFLDSMPPQHAQQLADILLNLITSAFSEYSIATPPQSLGRSTLFYFAQHYLEQHLSDPDLSVNECANACGISVRYLQMLFKEQNTSVLRWIYQKRLENYKAALVNPLLAEKNITQLAYECGFSDISNLSRKFKSEFFMTPSEYRKIHSLR, from the coding sequence ATGAAAAGCATGTTTACGACTCGGGAACTCCCTGACGTAGATCGGTTTTCCGTATTCAGGGATACAATAAAAGACCGCTTTTTATCGTCTTATGAATGCAATGAAGTCGAATTGCCTCCTCATTCTCGATTTTATGCCAATATTGTCGAGCAACAGGTGACCAATATGCGCTTTATTCAGCTAGAGTCTAATGGGCACTGGGCGAGTAGCCGTCCATTAACTCATAAACTTAGCTTAGAAGAGCATTTTCAAATTGAAATCCAGCGTTCAGGAACCAGCCATCTTACTCAAGATGGAAGAACCGCATTTCTACGGCAAGGTGACTTTTGTATTTTTGATATGGCAAGACCAGTATCATGGTCTTTTGATAACGATTACTCATTATTTAAAATTTTGATCCCAAGGGAGAAACTGGCATCCCGTTTAGGTAATACCCAAAATCTCACTGCAAGAGCGATACGTGGTAATAGTATTACCGGCTCTCTCGTTTATAGCTTTGTGATGCGCTACATTCCGTTCTTAGATTCAATGCCGCCACAGCATGCACAACAACTTGCCGATATTTTATTGAATTTAATTACGTCTGCTTTCAGTGAATACAGTATAGCGACACCACCGCAAAGCTTAGGAAGGTCAACGCTATTTTATTTTGCTCAGCACTATCTTGAGCAACATCTTTCTGATCCAGATTTGAGTGTTAATGAATGCGCAAATGCGTGTGGGATCTCCGTGCGCTATTTACAGATGTTATTTAAAGAACAAAATACGTCTGTACTTCGTTGGATCTACCAAAAACGTCTTGAGAATTATAAAGCAGCTTTAGTGAATCCTCTCTTGGCAGAGAAAAATATTACACAGTTAGCTTATGAATGTGGATTTAGCGATATTTCTAATTTAAGTCGAAAATTTAAATCTGAATTTTTTATGACACCTTCCGAGTATCGAAAAATACACTCATTAAGATAA
- a CDS encoding ferredoxin family protein has product MSQVNVDVKLGVNKFNVDEENPHIVLKDDIDPAQFEILMKACPAGLYKKDEKGQYLFDYAGCLECGTCRVLCGDTILKKWEYPCGTLGIEFRYG; this is encoded by the coding sequence ATGAGTCAAGTAAATGTAGACGTTAAATTAGGCGTCAATAAATTTAATGTGGATGAAGAAAATCCACATATCGTTTTAAAGGATGATATCGATCCTGCACAATTTGAAATCTTAATGAAAGCTTGCCCTGCAGGGTTATATAAAAAAGATGAAAAAGGACAATATCTTTTTGATTATGCAGGGTGTTTAGAGTGTGGTACTTGCCGTGTTTTATGTGGCGATACGATTTTAAAAAAATGGGAGTATCCGTGTGGCACATTAGGCATTGAGTTTCGTTACGGCTAA
- a CDS encoding FAD-dependent oxidoreductase: MSDDIFDAIIVGGGLAGGTAAYVLAQAGCDVLVVERGNFAGSKNMTGGRLYAHSLEKIIPNFAQEAPVERLVTREKISMLTETDGVTLDYQHTQQEEEAARSYTVLRSSFDQWLMEKAEDAGAQVITGVRVDEVLVKDGKVCGVKAGDDEIEAHVVILADGVNSLLAKQLGMTQKVNPHTVAVGVKELLEFTPQQMEDRFGCTNDEGLAWLFAGAPSGGYLGGGFLYTNKNTVSLGLVLGLHNVDKFEKTVPQLLEDFKQHPVVAPLIKDGKLLEYSAHMVPEGGMNMVSELVKDGVLVAGDAAGFCLNVGYTVRGMDLAIASGEAAAKAVLMAKEQNSYSQKELSCYQSLLNDSFVMKDMKLYKDLPSFLDNTRFFTDYPQMAANVMHDLFVINGPEKPVRKKILSQVKKVGVMNLIKDGFKGVRSL, encoded by the coding sequence ATGTCAGACGATATTTTTGACGCCATTATTGTGGGTGGTGGACTTGCTGGTGGTACTGCTGCCTATGTATTAGCACAAGCAGGGTGTGATGTTTTAGTGGTAGAGCGAGGTAATTTCGCTGGCAGTAAAAATATGACAGGTGGGCGTTTGTACGCACATAGTCTTGAAAAAATCATTCCCAATTTTGCTCAAGAAGCCCCTGTTGAACGACTAGTGACGCGCGAAAAAATTTCCATGCTAACGGAAACCGATGGGGTCACTTTAGATTATCAACATACTCAGCAAGAAGAGGAAGCGGCACGCTCTTATACCGTATTGCGTTCTTCATTTGATCAATGGTTAATGGAAAAAGCAGAAGACGCTGGCGCACAAGTGATCACGGGTGTGCGTGTCGATGAAGTGTTGGTAAAAGATGGAAAGGTGTGTGGTGTAAAAGCGGGTGATGATGAAATTGAAGCTCACGTCGTTATTCTTGCTGATGGTGTTAACTCATTATTAGCAAAACAGTTAGGTATGACACAAAAAGTTAATCCTCACACTGTGGCTGTAGGGGTTAAAGAGTTATTGGAATTCACGCCACAACAAATGGAAGACCGATTTGGTTGTACTAATGATGAAGGCTTAGCTTGGCTTTTTGCTGGCGCACCATCAGGCGGATATTTAGGTGGCGGATTCTTATATACCAATAAAAACACCGTCTCTTTAGGCCTTGTTTTAGGGCTACATAATGTCGACAAATTCGAAAAAACGGTTCCTCAATTATTAGAAGATTTTAAACAACACCCTGTTGTTGCACCACTTATCAAAGACGGCAAATTATTAGAATATTCAGCGCATATGGTGCCAGAAGGTGGCATGAATATGGTGTCTGAATTAGTCAAAGATGGCGTATTAGTTGCGGGAGATGCTGCTGGATTTTGCCTTAACGTTGGCTATACCGTAAGAGGGATGGATTTAGCAATTGCCTCTGGTGAAGCAGCTGCAAAAGCAGTATTAATGGCGAAAGAGCAAAACAGCTATAGCCAAAAAGAATTAAGTTGCTATCAATCGTTATTAAATGACAGTTTCGTCATGAAAGATATGAAGTTATATAAAGACTTACCTTCTTTCCTCGATAATACAAGATTCTTTACGGATTACCCGCAAATGGCTGCCAATGTCATGCATGATTTATTCGTGATTAATGGCCCAGAAAAACCTGTGCGTAAGAAAATACTGTCTCAAGTTAAGAAAGTCGGTGTGATGAACTTAATTAAAGATGGATTTAAGGGGGTACGTTCTTTATGA
- a CDS encoding FAD-binding protein produces the protein MASLLPTTFVYAEKADDLAKLIALARGLGEKVNVLFIGDDESTRECVNLGADCVYCFAPQEGVIADDYAASFAAIIKEAGENALVLLASSKRAKAIAARLGVTLKAGVVSDALSLAIENNTVIATHQVYGGLAHAKAEIRSPYAIATVGSALDVEAIKDAPNAPVVQSAFIAPAHTLKVLARKPKQGSTVDLGKAHCVVGVGRGFAKADDIALASALAKALQGEVGCSRPIAEGEGWMEHDRYIGVSGVTLGADVYVAVGISGQIQHMVGVDRAKIIVGINKDKNAPIFNMVDYGIVGDLYKVLPALTAKLGG, from the coding sequence ATGGCTAGTTTACTACCTACTACCTTTGTTTATGCCGAAAAAGCGGATGATTTAGCAAAGCTGATTGCATTGGCTCGTGGTCTTGGTGAAAAGGTTAATGTGCTGTTTATCGGTGATGATGAAAGCACGCGTGAATGTGTCAACTTAGGCGCTGACTGTGTTTATTGTTTCGCACCACAAGAAGGTGTGATTGCTGACGATTATGCCGCCTCTTTTGCCGCCATTATTAAAGAGGCGGGCGAGAATGCATTGGTTCTTCTTGCTTCATCAAAACGTGCAAAAGCCATTGCCGCTCGCCTTGGCGTGACGTTAAAAGCGGGTGTCGTCAGTGATGCATTAAGCCTTGCTATTGAAAACAATACCGTGATTGCAACACACCAAGTTTATGGTGGTTTAGCACATGCTAAAGCAGAAATTCGTTCACCTTATGCTATTGCCACTGTGGGCAGTGCGCTCGATGTGGAAGCAATCAAAGACGCACCCAATGCACCTGTGGTGCAAAGTGCCTTTATCGCCCCCGCACATACATTAAAAGTGTTAGCACGTAAGCCAAAACAAGGTAGTACTGTTGATTTAGGTAAAGCGCACTGTGTTGTTGGTGTTGGACGCGGTTTTGCTAAGGCAGATGATATTGCATTAGCGTCAGCATTAGCGAAAGCCCTTCAAGGTGAAGTAGGTTGTTCTCGTCCAATTGCTGAAGGTGAAGGCTGGATGGAACACGATCGCTACATTGGTGTTTCAGGCGTGACTTTAGGTGCGGACGTTTATGTTGCTGTCGGTATTTCAGGGCAAATCCAACATATGGTCGGTGTGGATAGAGCAAAAATCATTGTTGGTATCAACAAAGATAAAAATGCCCCAATTTTCAATATGGTGGATTACGGTATTGTTGGCGACCTCTACAAAGTGTTACCTGCATTAACCGCGAAGCTTGGCGGCTAA